The following coding sequences are from one uncultured Desulfobacter sp. window:
- a CDS encoding ATP-binding protein, with translation MTILQFPTGQHPPPCPKRQGAPGECCKILSDLIDQNSSGTIFLDKNLAVTQWNPEAERIFEYTKQTAVTLAPADHLFAPECRNIFMGQVEALEKGRRTVDFSCDCITGSGRAIVCSWHGYAMTDTKGNMEGFAFLVKDITEGEKIRTLMIQSKKMMCVGGLAGGIAHDIQNALSGLLQAAQLMDMKLNPENPCNSITAKKYGAVLEAPGSHAGNRDVQKYLDIIFTSGRHINDVICNIMDFSREGERKSQPIDMKAVVESTINLVDYIDYLKENPLKNLKILREYDSDLPEITGTPSLIRQVLFNLLKNGVDALNARQFCNDAPRLTVRLKALEKHLCMEVEDNADGMDPDTLARIFTPFYSTKGYAGSGLGLSISLFIITRRFGGQIEAVSQPGKGSCFAVILPTA, from the coding sequence ATGACGATCCTGCAATTTCCCACAGGGCAACATCCCCCCCCCTGCCCCAAAAGGCAGGGCGCACCGGGTGAATGTTGCAAAATCCTGTCCGATCTTATTGACCAGAACAGTTCAGGAACCATTTTCCTGGATAAAAACCTTGCTGTCACCCAGTGGAACCCTGAGGCGGAACGCATTTTTGAATATACAAAACAGACCGCCGTCACCCTTGCCCCGGCCGATCATCTCTTTGCCCCGGAATGCCGCAACATTTTCATGGGCCAGGTGGAGGCCCTTGAAAAAGGCAGACGCACCGTTGATTTCTCATGCGACTGCATCACAGGCAGCGGCAGGGCGATCGTCTGCAGCTGGCACGGATATGCCATGACAGATACAAAGGGAAATATGGAAGGGTTCGCCTTTCTGGTCAAGGACATCACCGAAGGCGAAAAGATCAGAACACTGATGATCCAGTCGAAAAAAATGATGTGTGTGGGCGGACTTGCCGGCGGCATCGCCCATGACATCCAGAATGCCTTGTCCGGCCTTTTGCAGGCTGCCCAGCTCATGGACATGAAACTGAATCCGGAAAACCCATGTAACAGCATCACGGCAAAAAAGTACGGAGCAGTCCTGGAAGCCCCCGGTAGCCATGCCGGAAACCGGGATGTCCAAAAATATCTGGATATCATTTTTACCTCAGGCAGGCACATCAACGATGTGATCTGCAATATCATGGATTTTTCCAGGGAGGGTGAACGAAAATCCCAGCCCATTGACATGAAGGCCGTGGTTGAAAGCACCATCAATCTGGTGGATTACATTGACTACCTCAAAGAAAATCCCTTGAAAAACTTGAAAATTCTGCGGGAATACGATTCGGATCTGCCGGAAATCACAGGCACCCCTTCCCTGATCCGGCAGGTGCTGTTCAACCTGTTGAAAAACGGCGTGGACGCGTTGAACGCAAGGCAGTTCTGCAATGACGCCCCCCGGCTTACAGTCCGCCTGAAAGCCTTAGAAAAGCATCTGTGCATGGAGGTGGAGGACAATGCCGACGGCATGGACCCCGACACCCTGGCCCGGATTTTTACTCCTTTTTATTCCACAAAGGGCTATGCTGGCTCAGGGCTTGGCCTGTCCATCTCATTGTTTATTATCACCCGGAGATTTGGCGGACAGATTGAGGCCGTTTCCCAGCCAGGCAAAGGCTCATGTTTTGCTGTTATTTTACCCACTGCTTGA
- a CDS encoding substrate-binding domain-containing protein yields the protein MEESVVAASRPHLPWDGPRTGPAGAAEKKIAMICEDLRNGGILGVAKGVQEAADVMGWQISVFDAGGTPGGRARATADAIAMAPDSLILVGSDANTMTSILVPFDHQGIPIVGWHVGPTPGPMVDSPIAMNISTDPIEVARITASAAVVASKGKAGVVIFTDSNFEIASTKAKAMAEVIKSCEGCTLLEIRDVPISQSAGIIPEVIHELISKHGNRWTYALAINDIYFDYAVPELIKAGEVSRKIYFLSAGDGSPSAFMRIRTGVFQTATVAEPLNLHGWQLVDELNRLMANEPVSGYIAPVHLVTPENIIHNGKHHSQYDPDNGYRDIYRNIWKREGQ from the coding sequence ATGGAAGAATCAGTGGTTGCGGCAAGCAGACCCCACCTTCCCTGGGACGGCCCCCGGACAGGGCCGGCCGGTGCGGCTGAGAAAAAAATTGCCATGATATGCGAAGATCTGCGAAACGGCGGTATCCTTGGGGTGGCAAAGGGCGTCCAGGAGGCCGCCGATGTCATGGGATGGCAGATAAGCGTTTTCGATGCAGGCGGGACTCCAGGCGGAAGGGCGCGTGCCACAGCGGATGCCATTGCAATGGCACCCGACAGCCTCATTCTTGTGGGCAGTGATGCCAATACCATGACCTCCATACTGGTCCCTTTTGACCATCAGGGTATTCCTATTGTCGGCTGGCATGTTGGCCCCACACCCGGCCCCATGGTGGACAGCCCCATTGCCATGAACATCTCCACGGATCCCATTGAAGTGGCTCGTATCACGGCCTCGGCAGCAGTGGTTGCCTCCAAAGGAAAGGCCGGCGTCGTAATTTTTACCGATTCAAATTTTGAAATCGCCAGCACCAAAGCAAAGGCCATGGCAGAGGTTATCAAATCCTGTGAAGGGTGCACACTTCTTGAAATTCGGGATGTGCCTATTTCCCAAAGTGCCGGGATAATCCCTGAAGTCATCCACGAACTTATTTCTAAGCATGGTAACCGGTGGACCTATGCATTGGCCATCAACGATATTTACTTCGATTATGCTGTGCCGGAACTCATCAAGGCCGGGGAAGTTTCAAGAAAAATCTATTTTCTATCGGCCGGTGACGGCAGTCCCTCAGCGTTCATGCGAATCCGGACCGGGGTTTTTCAGACCGCAACAGTGGCCGAGCCCCTCAACCTTCACGGTTGGCAGTTGGTAGACGAGCTCAACCGTTTGATGGCAAATGAGCCGGTCAGCGGATATATCGCCCCTGTTCACCTGGTGACACCCGAAAATATCATCCACAATGGTAAACATCATTCCCAATATGATCCGGATAATGGCTACCGCGATATTTACCGGAATATCTGGAAAAGAGAGGGGCAATGA
- a CDS encoding ATP-binding protein has protein sequence MLQPVRFYHSIVTRLSCLAFLIFMVFAGILMLNYYLAWQTEKRVAGLVEKDIPGLIKNQKLNNNLSRLYDDIKIMLINFTGEDYTLAPETQRLLTIARALATSSPDNSELTAGIKDLLTCIEDLFDHCMAMDDSRRRMLVEEKRFMDGMDALEISTTNLILENKRQGTDYELASLEQISALIPNIWNLVLRIKLQVSDAERAYFTGKKKNQAYQENIQSMLTDIKSNLALVTTAGDALRTIGEQLISQIQDYNEKTMSFYRQMKVLENKILFLGTRQSAVNEIMAKMGNRIEKKTETMQNRVIKALQTLGTIMLTLSLLVVALLIIVTIVGARIAGPIRELIACALEIAAGNLDTTIQINGRDEVGILSCSLAGMRDALKNKIDDLAAKNRELSRQIEERKKIEGALLKSENKYRTLVENLPQKILHKDTESVYISANESYCRDLKIHPDNIPGKTDHDFFPKKIAEKYISDDKRIMASEKIEELEETYILDGRECTVNTVKVPIKNHAGEVMGILIIFWDITRTKQLEAQLAQSHKMEAIGTLAGGIAHDFNNILGAIMGYTQLALLDAPEHGKYNSNLCQVMKAAGRAKDLVVRILTFSRRGNEQQEPIRIGPVLDEALKMIRPSIPSTIEIQKEIGEESGFVMAGATQIHQVLINLCINASHAMKKKGGVLRVGLEEVELSDEMMKQHPLLKSKSCVKIAVGDTGSGIPEKELGRIFEPYYTTKGKGVGIGLGLAVVHGIIQSHGGAVEVISRPGKGTVFHIYFPRTQSAPQEDRTIPEDKNLLQGKGRILLVDDEQSLLEMGAEMLRRMGYGVVPENRPINALAIFQAAPQAFDLVITDQTMPKMTGHELALALMKIRPDLPVVLCSGYSELIDEKKAKELGIREFIIKPFTMDRLSEMTLKALGGI, from the coding sequence ATGCTTCAACCCGTACGTTTTTACCATAGTATCGTGACCCGGCTCAGTTGCCTGGCCTTCCTGATCTTTATGGTGTTTGCCGGTATACTCATGCTCAATTATTATCTTGCCTGGCAAACTGAAAAACGAGTTGCCGGCCTGGTGGAAAAGGATATCCCCGGGTTAATCAAAAACCAGAAACTGAACAATAATCTAAGCAGGCTTTACGATGACATAAAAATCATGCTGATCAACTTTACCGGTGAGGATTATACTTTAGCACCGGAAACACAAAGATTATTGACCATTGCAAGAGCCCTGGCCACCTCATCCCCGGATAACAGTGAACTGACAGCCGGTATAAAAGACCTGCTCACCTGCATTGAAGATCTTTTTGACCATTGCATGGCAATGGATGATTCAAGGCGACGCATGCTTGTTGAAGAAAAACGCTTCATGGATGGAATGGACGCCCTGGAGATTTCCACAACCAATTTAATTTTAGAAAATAAACGACAGGGAACAGATTATGAACTGGCTTCCCTGGAGCAGATCAGTGCATTGATTCCGAATATTTGGAACCTGGTTTTGCGGATAAAGCTGCAGGTTTCAGATGCTGAGCGGGCCTATTTCACCGGCAAAAAGAAAAATCAGGCATACCAGGAAAATATCCAATCGATGCTGACCGATATCAAATCCAACCTTGCGTTGGTAACAACAGCCGGGGATGCACTACGCACCATCGGAGAGCAACTGATATCCCAGATCCAGGATTACAATGAAAAAACAATGTCCTTTTACCGGCAGATGAAAGTGCTGGAAAATAAAATCTTGTTTTTGGGAACCCGCCAGTCAGCCGTTAATGAGATCATGGCCAAGATGGGAAACAGAATAGAAAAAAAAACAGAAACCATGCAAAATCGGGTGATCAAAGCGCTTCAAACCTTGGGTACCATCATGCTGACCCTCTCTTTGCTGGTTGTTGCTTTATTGATCATTGTGACGATTGTCGGTGCCCGGATCGCCGGGCCGATTCGGGAGCTGATAGCCTGCGCCCTGGAGATTGCCGCCGGAAATCTTGACACAACTATCCAGATCAATGGCAGGGATGAAGTGGGGATACTCTCCTGTAGCCTGGCAGGGATGCGGGACGCCTTAAAAAACAAGATAGACGACCTGGCCGCAAAGAACAGGGAGTTGTCCAGGCAAATAGAAGAGCGCAAAAAAATTGAAGGGGCTTTGCTGAAAAGTGAAAATAAGTATCGAACCCTGGTTGAAAACCTTCCGCAAAAAATTTTACACAAAGATACCGAATCTGTTTATATCTCTGCCAATGAATCCTATTGCAGGGATTTGAAAATTCATCCGGATAATATCCCCGGCAAAACCGATCATGATTTTTTCCCCAAGAAAATCGCTGAAAAGTATATTTCCGATGATAAACGAATCATGGCATCCGAAAAGATAGAAGAACTGGAAGAGACCTATATCCTGGACGGCCGGGAGTGCACCGTCAATACCGTCAAAGTCCCGATAAAAAACCATGCGGGAGAGGTTATGGGCATTCTTATTATTTTCTGGGATATCACCCGGACAAAACAGCTTGAAGCCCAGTTGGCCCAATCCCATAAAATGGAGGCCATCGGCACGCTGGCCGGCGGCATCGCACATGATTTCAACAATATCCTGGGTGCCATTATGGGGTATACACAATTGGCGCTTCTGGATGCCCCTGAACATGGAAAATACAATAGTAATCTATGTCAGGTAATGAAGGCGGCAGGGCGGGCAAAGGACCTTGTGGTTCGGATTCTGACTTTCAGCCGCCGGGGGAACGAGCAGCAGGAGCCGATCCGCATAGGCCCGGTTCTTGACGAAGCTTTGAAAATGATCCGTCCGTCCATCCCGTCAACTATAGAGATCCAAAAAGAGATAGGAGAGGAGTCCGGATTTGTCATGGCCGGGGCAACACAAATTCACCAGGTTCTGATTAATTTGTGTATTAATGCCTCCCATGCAATGAAAAAAAAGGGCGGGGTGCTCAGGGTAGGTCTGGAGGAGGTGGAGCTGTCCGATGAGATGATGAAGCAGCATCCTTTGCTCAAATCGAAATCCTGCGTAAAGATTGCCGTGGGTGATACAGGGTCTGGCATCCCTGAAAAAGAGCTGGGTCGCATTTTCGAACCCTATTATACGACCAAGGGGAAAGGTGTCGGCATCGGCCTGGGCCTTGCTGTGGTGCACGGAATTATCCAAAGCCATGGCGGTGCTGTTGAGGTCATATCCCGGCCGGGCAAAGGCACCGTTTTTCACATCTATTTTCCCAGGACACAGTCAGCCCCCCAGGAAGACCGTACCATACCGGAAGACAAGAACCTGCTCCAGGGAAAAGGGCGGATTCTTCTTGTAGATGACGAACAAAGCCTTTTGGAAATGGGGGCTGAAATGCTCCGCCGCATGGGCTATGGTGTGGTTCCTGAAAACCGCCCGATAAACGCTTTAGCAATTTTCCAGGCAGCCCCCCAAGCATTTGATCTGGTGATTACGGATCAGACCATGCCGAAAATGACCGGCCATGAGCTGGCCCTGGCACTCATGAAAATCCGGCCGGATCTTCCGGTTGTCCTGTGTAGCGGGTATAGTGAGTTGATTGATGAAAAAAAGGCAAAGGAATTGGGTATCCGGGAATTTATTATAAAACCCTTTACAATGGATAGGCTCTCTGAAATGACCCTGAAGGCGCTGGGCGGAATTTAA
- a CDS encoding sigma 54-interacting transcriptional regulator — MDDMTFFHQATMKICGSLDENRMIRECHLFLKQFLPLSSMMLCTYEGDKGAMHILSLTDNLPKEAKTQPLFLSSRSRKFLDTEAVTSMVCQYGNQKNNPVSLEMKHFLGLSWYSEIVLHLKLDDERLGVVLMFSDGSNEFNAEHARLATLLHDPFAVALANLLKHRELTRLKDLLADDNQYLRRELHHLSGDEIVGARFGLRDVMEMVWQVAPMDVNVILTGETGVGKEVFANAVHYASARRNGPFIKVNCGAFTENLLDSELFGHEKGAFTGAMQSKRGRFERAHKGTLFLDEVGELAPSAQVRLLRVLQDGSFERVGGSRPVLVDVRIIAATHRNLPQMVKDGQFRQDLWFRLNVFPIHIPALRERTSDIPELVYHFINRKLKAFNLSGHPVVAPGTMKQLTAYEWPGNVRELENMVERALIRHQGQDGTQPLQFPDLAGEHREAGSFSRPDSMEAGGHQTLDDAIKQHICSVMKTTNGKIQGKAGAAAILNIHPSTLRSRMDKLGISYGRGEK; from the coding sequence ATGGATGATATGACCTTTTTCCACCAGGCCACCATGAAAATCTGCGGCAGCCTGGATGAGAACCGGATGATCCGTGAATGCCATTTGTTCCTGAAACAGTTTCTGCCCTTAAGCAGTATGATGCTGTGCACCTACGAGGGCGATAAAGGTGCAATGCATATCCTGTCTTTAACGGACAACCTGCCCAAAGAAGCCAAGACGCAACCCCTGTTTCTTTCTTCTCGAAGTCGGAAGTTTCTGGATACCGAGGCCGTAACCAGCATGGTTTGTCAGTATGGAAATCAGAAAAACAATCCGGTTTCCCTTGAAATGAAACATTTTCTGGGGCTGTCCTGGTATTCGGAAATTGTGCTGCACTTAAAGCTTGATGACGAGCGCCTTGGCGTGGTGCTGATGTTTTCCGACGGTTCAAACGAATTCAATGCGGAACATGCAAGGCTTGCCACACTTTTACATGATCCCTTTGCCGTGGCACTGGCCAATCTGCTCAAGCACCGGGAACTGACGCGACTTAAAGATCTCCTGGCAGATGACAATCAGTACCTGCGCCGGGAACTTCATCATCTCTCCGGAGATGAAATTGTGGGCGCAAGGTTCGGCCTTCGGGATGTCATGGAGATGGTCTGGCAGGTTGCGCCCATGGACGTCAACGTGATACTGACCGGGGAAACCGGCGTGGGCAAGGAGGTGTTTGCCAACGCCGTGCATTACGCTTCTGCTCGTCGCAACGGGCCGTTCATCAAGGTCAACTGCGGGGCCTTTACGGAAAACCTTCTGGACAGTGAATTGTTCGGGCATGAGAAGGGCGCATTTACAGGCGCCATGCAGAGCAAGCGGGGGCGGTTTGAGCGGGCGCACAAGGGCACCTTGTTCCTGGATGAAGTCGGTGAACTTGCACCTTCGGCCCAGGTCCGGCTTCTGCGGGTGCTGCAGGACGGAAGCTTTGAGCGGGTTGGAGGCTCCAGGCCCGTTTTGGTGGATGTCAGGATCATTGCCGCCACCCACCGAAATTTGCCCCAGATGGTGAAAGACGGGCAATTCCGGCAGGATCTGTGGTTCCGTTTAAATGTATTTCCCATCCATATCCCGGCTCTGAGGGAGAGAACTTCCGACATCCCCGAACTGGTCTACCATTTTATCAACAGAAAACTCAAGGCCTTCAACCTGTCCGGGCATCCGGTCGTTGCTCCGGGTACCATGAAGCAGCTCACGGCCTATGAGTGGCCCGGAAATGTCCGGGAACTTGAAAACATGGTGGAACGTGCCCTGATCCGCCACCAAGGCCAGGATGGAACTCAGCCGCTTCAATTTCCGGACCTTGCGGGTGAACACCGGGAAGCCGGTTCTTTTTCCCGGCCTGATTCCATGGAGGCCGGCGGGCACCAGACACTTGATGACGCCATAAAGCAGCATATCTGTTCCGTGATGAAAACCACCAACGGTAAAATTCAGGGCAAAGCCGGCGCCGCCGCCATTTTAAACATCCATCCCAGCACCCTTCGCAGCCGGATGGATAAGCTGGGCATTTCCTATGGGCGCGGGGAAAAATAA
- a CDS encoding TetR/AcrR family transcriptional regulator → MSNTINRHKIVDSVIKDQVVQTVLWMIHDNITLTMDEIAVRSKMAKGTLYNYFRNKQELLAFVHKTLISPLEEGSRKIYNPDISPMEMISSFVDSLFDFHREYPLYFKIIQGQRSATVALEEKTTLVVIPLVRVCRDGIAKGLFINLDPYVLAAMVCGTVVGTMESLPYRTGPAPDMDQLKHDILSMLGRNLLKDGRLPA, encoded by the coding sequence ATGAGTAACACCATCAACCGGCACAAAATTGTGGATAGCGTGATCAAAGACCAGGTGGTCCAGACTGTACTATGGATGATCCATGACAACATCACGCTGACCATGGATGAAATTGCCGTAAGAAGCAAGATGGCCAAGGGCACCCTGTACAACTATTTTAGAAACAAACAGGAGTTGCTTGCCTTTGTACACAAAACGCTGATCTCCCCCCTGGAAGAAGGGTCCCGTAAAATTTACAACCCAGACATCTCCCCCATGGAGATGATCTCAAGTTTTGTGGACAGCTTATTTGATTTTCACAGGGAGTATCCCCTCTATTTTAAAATTATCCAGGGGCAGCGGTCAGCAACCGTGGCCCTCGAAGAGAAAACGACTCTGGTGGTTATCCCCCTGGTCAGGGTGTGCAGGGACGGTATCGCCAAAGGGCTTTTTATTAACCTTGACCCCTATGTTCTGGCGGCCATGGTTTGCGGCACCGTTGTGGGCACCATGGAGTCGCTGCCATACCGCACCGGACCGGCCCCGGATATGGATCAGCTCAAACACGATATTTTATCGATGCTTGGCCGAAACCTGCTCAAAGACGGGAGGTTGCCGGCATGA
- a CDS encoding efflux RND transporter periplasmic adaptor subunit produces the protein MIKKNPLKSGLAVMAGTLLIGSLMLQGCLEAEADAQKDTAAGIARPVKAVCLKSPEQRRQLLFPGNAKAVREVDLAFRVSGPLVELNYDTGDRIEKGQIIARIDPRDFRVRIKTLEANLEKSKANRVESRLQYDRYKHLVNTEAAAKAKYDEVKAVWEMAVAQVKADRKSLEDAKNELEDTYLRAPFTGYVNLKYVENYENVAIGNPIISVVDMSVMEVEFGIPEDLVSLADQFTTYQCRFDAIPGKIFGARFKEVGKKPGTSNQTYPLTVILEGEDIKLIRDGMAGQVSLTLPDPGEIPEDAGKRFWVPASAVVNIIGQGSFVWVVDETTNTVDKRQVKTFELTSRGIEVQGDLVQGEWVVVAGASYLKPGQAARILRPASKTNIGNEL, from the coding sequence ATGATTAAAAAAAACCCACTCAAATCAGGGCTTGCAGTAATGGCTGGAACCCTGCTCATAGGCAGTTTAATGCTCCAGGGGTGTTTAGAAGCGGAAGCCGATGCTCAAAAGGATACGGCTGCCGGTATTGCCCGCCCGGTGAAGGCCGTCTGCCTCAAATCTCCTGAACAAAGGCGTCAGCTTCTGTTCCCGGGCAATGCTAAGGCTGTACGGGAAGTCGATCTGGCCTTCAGGGTATCCGGCCCCCTGGTGGAGTTGAATTACGATACGGGTGACAGGATTGAAAAAGGCCAGATTATTGCGCGCATTGATCCCAGGGACTTCAGGGTCAGGATAAAAACCCTTGAAGCCAACCTTGAAAAATCAAAAGCCAACCGGGTTGAGTCCAGGTTACAGTATGACCGATATAAGCACCTGGTCAACACCGAAGCCGCAGCAAAAGCTAAATACGATGAGGTTAAAGCCGTATGGGAAATGGCCGTGGCCCAGGTCAAGGCTGACAGAAAGAGCCTGGAAGACGCCAAGAATGAGCTGGAAGACACATATCTCAGGGCCCCTTTTACCGGATACGTCAACCTTAAATACGTGGAAAATTATGAGAATGTCGCCATCGGCAATCCCATTATTTCCGTGGTGGACATGTCGGTTATGGAGGTCGAATTCGGAATCCCCGAGGATCTTGTCAGCCTGGCGGATCAATTCACGACTTACCAGTGCCGGTTTGATGCCATCCCTGGAAAAATTTTTGGGGCCCGCTTCAAGGAGGTCGGGAAAAAACCCGGGACATCCAATCAAACCTATCCTCTAACTGTGATCCTTGAAGGTGAAGATATAAAATTAATCCGGGATGGCATGGCCGGCCAGGTGAGCCTGACATTGCCGGACCCGGGTGAAATCCCAGAGGATGCCGGAAAAAGGTTCTGGGTGCCTGCCAGTGCAGTGGTGAATATCATTGGCCAGGGCAGCTTTGTATGGGTTGTGGATGAAACCACAAACACCGTGGATAAAAGACAGGTGAAAACCTTTGAACTGACTTCCAGGGGCATTGAAGTTCAGGGCGATCTGGTTCAGGGCGAATGGGTCGTGGTGGCAGGTGCCAGCTACCTAAAGCCCGGACAAGCCGCAAGGATTTTACGGCCAGCCTCAAAAACGAATATCGGTAATGAATTATAA